TTGGACAAGAGTCAGACAGCCACACTTCATCTCTGCTGTGATACTGAAGTtcagatgcagtttttttttaaccagcttCAACACCTGAGCGTTGCTTCACCTGCATGTCACATGTTGGTGCCTTAACCCAACATGTCTGCATAGAAGTCCATTGTCTCATAATCCCGGCATGACACGTTATGTGATGAATGCCTTGTGAATCATAGCGCCACACATGCCAGTGAGATATATgctgtatatgtatgtgtgctAACAGTGGCGGctactgtgttgtttttatgttatgtacTCTTGATCAAATGGTCTGTAGACAGGAATCACATTTAGAGACACATGATTCCTGACAGAGGCTGTCTCTTGTGCAGTAAAAAGTACCCGAAAGAAGTcatactgaagtaaaagtaaagagtTCATCTTGATGAATTACGTTGCTAAGAGTAAGAAAAGAATAGTAGCtcattataaatataaattatattattactttaatttaaaaatgaggctctgatgcagcacacAACTTAAACTATCAAGTCTCAGCAACCTATCAAATAAGCTCAGtgctaaaaacaacatttgcctccaaaatgtagtggaagtataaagtagatTAAATGTGATCACCCAGAATCATATCTGAGGGCCTTTAATATCTCATGCAGTCTGGTGACCTCGAGAAACGCCCCGGAAAAGTTGACTACACCTCTTCATTTATAATCAGCTGAACACACGTGTGTGAAGGAAGGCAGGGAATCCCTTCACAAAACGAAAcgccaaaaaaaagaaactagcTGTCTATTACACAACAAGTGACTCATAACCTCATGCACTTCCAGCCTACTTGTAGTATGAATGTTGCCTTCTACTGCTGAGTCTGCTCTGTCTCCTATACTGCCAGTTTAACCAGCAGAAGGTGCCCCACACTCTGAAGACACACCTTAGACCAGTaaatcttattttaaaacatactttttGGATCGCAATTTTATTAGAAACTATATTTCTACGGAAGCAAAATTCAGCAGAACATCTTCTCTCTGCTGACTCCTGagttcaaaaatcaaaacatagaATAGTGCATTATCCCCATCTAGTGGTTCAATCTGTGAACTGCAGCTCCACATAATAAAGGCTGCGCTGATCTTCACAGCAATGACGGTTAAATAAATAGTTATTTAAAGGTGATGATGATACTTGAGATACAGTCCAAACTCATTATCAaagatgattttatttacataaatctctttttaaaacaaaaggcaaaatgaACAGCTTTTACCTTTTAAAAAGCTTTCAGAACAATCAAACTAATAATCATAGTCCTTCATCCGTCCATCGCTGAAACATGTCAAAAAGCACAGCTTTCTAATCAAACCGGACCCCATCTTCGTCTCACCAACAAAACTTTGTGGATTCTCTCACAGCTTACGTTCTGCGACCTGTTATTACAACAGTAACGAGCAGGAGTTTGTATTCAAACCCTTTAAGACGTTCAGGCTCTGGAAGTCTAAACAATGTAATACTTGGAGAAGTTGTGCTTGAAAGCTTTTTAGTACAAATTCTTAGAGACGATCTCTGTCAGGCCGAACTGTACGGTCAAATAAGGTGAAAACACGGCCGcttaatattttctttcatgCCAGTAGTTGAAGATTTTGGATCAGTGTTTAGTAGGACGTCTGCTGCTGGGAAAACAGAACCGAGCCAGTACTTCTTCTAGCTCAGCATTATGACAcctaaaatgaaatgcaacatcAGAAAtagcccaaaaaaaaaaaagaaaaaaagtcagcaaaGTGAGTTTTCAGACTCTTCTGCAGCTCTCTAACATTTCGTTCAAACCTGGAAGTTCCTCAATTTATTGAAAGTAGTCTTCCAGCCGTGCAGAGGGACCCTGAGACTAGAAGCTGCCCGACGCAACGAGAGTCTGTCTGTACCAGTGATGAGAAACAAAACGTACTGACTGACACGACCTCTCACAGCACGGCTAATAACCAACATGTAGAACAAAccaaagatgttttttccttaaaaacagaaatgctgcaCCTTTTCATACAGTATTATTCTGGCGTTTACTGAGGAgcatcaagaaaagaaaaaaaccctttcaCCCAATACAACTTAGCATTTTTTTGGGAATACAGCTCTTCAGACGTGGCTTTGCACTTCTACTCCAAACCAGCGAGATCATTACTAACAATCATTTCTGGGTGTGGAACTTATAATTAACCAAACTAAATACTGATTCTTGTAAAGAGAAATGTGgaaagttggaaaaaaacaaaaaaaacaaattaaaaacaaagtcTTTTCTTATCCTACGGGAGAATGTGTGCAcgtatttgttttattatatgtACAATAACGTACACAAATGTAAGTGAGGTCACACAAGAGACCAGTAGTAAGTAATGATAGAGGTATATCAGTGATTACAGTagcaagtcatttttttttaaaatcagacacacctctctgtttttctctggctGGTGCAGAGTCGATAGAAAAACTGCTTCACTCTCCTGCCTTCACTCTCTCTGGACCAGGTCACAAAtgttctgtttcagtttgttaacGACAAAAATGATGAACAACGAGCCACAAACTCGAGCTGTGATCAGTCTGTGACACTTTACAGAGGCTGATTAAGTAAGTCAAATGTTGGAGGCCTGAAGAATGAGTTCAATCGATGTTCTGAGCGCCCAGACATGAAGCGCAGGGCTGCAACTGTTAGagggaaatattcacatttaagaagctgattTGAAATTTTgactttatattaaaaaaatactgaaactgattaatcagttatcaaagtAGTTGCCGATTAATTAAATACTTGACCACTAATGGATGAATCGTTGTAgctctgctgatgaagaccaAAAACAGCTGGttagaaaaatgtgtctttctacAAACTCTCTAATCTCACAGACGGATTAAAGCTTCAATTTGTTTTCGTCCCTCCACGTTTTTGTTGTTAATAAACTAAAACACTCGCCCTGTTTCCCGATAACACACTTCCAGGGAACGTAACTGCATCTTTTAAGACATCATCGCTGTCTAAGCACATTACAAGTcggcaggcacacacacacacacacacacacacacacactcagtcacacatACCCAAATACACATTGAGGCTGCATAAGTGACAAAATCTAAACAAAGCTGGGATGTGACTGAAGtttggtttcctctctgttctctaCCACAGCAGATAAAACAGAACGCTGCAGACGATCTGATGATTTAACTCACAGATGTGTGTCAGCTTTGAGGCATCTGGGAATAAATCACGGCATGGCAAGATTTGTGTCAGGAAGAAAATTAACAGTATGAGTTTTTGGTCTACATCATGCAGCCCcggtcagctcacacacacacacacacacacacacacacacacacacacacagaatgagagCAGCAGTTACTCTTTCCACGAGCCCTTTAGAGTAAAACCCAAactcaaattcaaacaaaaggaaactaACAGGAGGAACTGAATGACATCCCTGACATTTTTCAAGAACAAATTAAGATGCTGTTTTATAATTCTTTTTAACTTAAAtataataaagataaatgtaTATTCTTTTCTATAGATCTCTTCTTGTCAGTCCTCTGTGGAGTCTGTGTCGTCATTAATATAGTCTTCTTCTATCGGCGAGTTGCCGTTTTGAGTCCCCCACTCGTCCTCGTCGTACTCTATGCTGTCgttgtcctccagcagctcgtTGTCGAgctcccctgctcctcctgcagcctggaCGCCGGCCGCCGCTCCGTCAGCTGGCAGCTCATCGACCGGCTGTCCGTGCTGCTCCTCCCCTGCAGCTGGCGGGGCTGCGGCAGCGGCGTCCTGCGGCGCTGCGTAGCCCCCGTTGTTGTTAGAAAAGGCGGCTCTGTCgcggctctcctcctccacgtATACTCTCTGATGGCACATTGGGCACGTGTCCTGGATGTAGAGCCACTTCCTCAGGCACAGCGCGTGGAAGTAGTGGTGGCAGGGCGTGATGCGGGCTGAGGTGGCGAACTCCTGGTAACAGATGGCGCACACGTCCTCGATGTCCCTCAGCTGGTCCCCGCGCATCTCCGGCAGGGAGTTGATCTTCTTGACGGCCGTGCGGCGGTTGATGAAGGTCTTCCAGCCGTTCTTGGCCTGCAGGTAGATGTTGAAGTAAGCGTGCAGGCACATCATGCAGGCGCGGATCTTGCTGCCCGACTCGAACATCATGGTGTAGGCGCCGTTTCCGAACATGATGACCCCGAACAGGAACTCGATGATGTTGCCCGTGGAGCGCACGTAGTAGACGTAGTCGTCCAGCTTCTCCCAGAGGACGTTGGAGAAGCCGTCTGCCATGAAGAGGCCGTAGACGGTCAGCGACACCACCacctgcagggagggagggagttaGATGTGCACACTGTCGGATGTATGGAGGACATCCATCAGTCATCGACCACTGAGCCAACATCACGAttcaaatttgatttaaaaattcTCGGGTCCTCACCTTGAGGCAGAGCTCCACGCAGAAGGCTGTGACAGCAAAGAGCCAGGTGTTGAGGGCGTAGTGATGCCAGAGGGCGTAGCTGAGCACCACGGGGAGCACGAAGAGCGCCACGGACACCAGCAGGACGGGCAAATGGCGGCGAACAGAGGAGACATGGGAGGCGCTTAGAGACATCAGGACAGGGTCTGTCATGCCGTGGATGAAGTGCAGGATGGCCGTCAGCAGAAGGCACATGTTCCGACTCAGGCGGACCTGTTTCAGAGGGTTTGAGGAGCTCCTGTTAATGTTGGTCTGGGGGACGTCAAAGCAACAACAATCGAGGACAGCAGAAATCAACAAAGAATCAATAAGGAAGTCGAAGTTTCAGAAAGATGCTAAACATCCAGAATCAAGCCAGAAGCTTTCAGTGCGAGCTGTGTCCATGATCACTGTCTACATCCTCTTATAACACCCGCCTCAGTGATCAATGTGTCGATCAGCTGTGACGTACCAGGCGTTCCTCGGGGTCCAGGCTGCTGAGGCCGGTCTGCAGAGCCAGGATGAAGAACAGAACAGGAGCCACGAAGCCTAAAcgcttgtcctcctcctctgtcgaACCTGAAGAGTCAAAACGCTGAACTTCAGGAGCTTTTTTACAGCCAGTatgacagattttaaatgtttatacaaCAAACTCAGTTGTACCTATGAAGGCCAGGATGCTGAGGCCGAGGTAGTGTGCAACAGAGGAGATGACGGCACTCATCCCCAGAACAGTGAGCGTGGAGTCACAGCCGGAGATGATGAGGTTACTGGTGAGGTCCCAGAACACGTCCCAGCTCAGCAGGTAACCCTGTTAACAGTGCAGGCACACAGAACACATGTCACCACAACTTATAAATCCTTGTCTGacccacagacacaaacattaaaagcagACTGAATGGTTTGGCTCTTACCTGTGAGTCAGAATTCCCGTCTGCAGCACCACCTGTGGCGTCAccgctctccctcctcaccgCCCGCACCACATAGACCAGGATCAGGGCCTGAGCTGTGACCCGGGTCAGCCAGAAGACCCGCAGCACATCAGGGAACCTGATCCTCTTCCACGTGTCctccaacagcagctgaagcCCGTAGATCCTGTACATGTGCCGTATGAGCAAGTAGACGTACCGACATGAGTAGTAAAACCATTTGAGCCTCATGGCCAGGCACACGGCCGTGTTGAGAGCCAGCGCCAGGCCCGAGAACACAGCCACCAGCTGCCTGACGTCTGCCGGCAGCTCGATCATCAGCCCCCACAGAGGGATCATGATGTCCAGGACCACCAGAGCAGCGAACACCGACTGGAGGTTGAGCAGGAAGACGTAGCCCACGCCAAAAACAAGCTGGACTGCGGCCATTCCCAGCCACAGCGTCGGCCCGTTTCTGGGCATCAACCTGAACCCGAGTGCCGCTTTGTAGTAGGCGCTGTAAAAGTCTATGTGGGAGGTGGCGTAGTAGTTGAAGAGGACCGCCGCCATGCCGAGGAGAACGGCAAAGAAGAGGGTGTAGAACTTGAACAAGGCTTTctgggagagcagcagcaccacGCTGGAGATGAGGACACCTgagacacaacagacacagtTAGTAGAGAACAACACCAAAGAGACAAAAAGGTCAGTTATCTAAAATAAACTGAAGCCACCGATGAGTgtcagaggaagcagaaaacagCACCTGCAGTCCTGATGAATCAGAACAATGATTCAATAATCAGCTCTCAGCTATCAAATCAACGGTCAAGTCTTCTCATAATTTGACTGATTGAAAGAAAAGACTAaattttcttctctgcagcttcttaactgtgaatattttctggtttctctcctcctctatgacagtgaAGTGAACACCTTTGTgttgaggacaaaacaagagatCTGAAGACGTCATCTCGAGTCCGACAGATAATGTGAAGAGTAAAAGATTCAGAAATACTGGCTGATAAACACATTCTTTGCAACGATCATTCCTTTTCTGCATCTCTACCACCAAAAGGACAGTTTTCATATTGGCAGAGAactgattaacatttttcaccaaTTTCAAACAAtcaatgatacatttttttattaggCTCGTTATTACAAGGCTGCCAAATGGCCATACAGTTCGAGTCATACCGCTTGACGTTTTTAAGTACATCCGGGGAGATTTCTAGCTGTTTTTATGGCAACCACAACAAGTATTCTAAGACAAACCAAAGTGGtgtttgtgcttaaacctaaaCAGAACACGAGTACAGCGCTGTGACATGAGAGAAAATAGAAGCCTAACAAacgtaaagctgcaacataaaaatatgaaaatattaacttctctgtggttttgcagaaatgaacTTGGCGCACAAGCAAAAAACTagaaggacaagaagaaaaacaaaagcacacagaactaaatggaaaaaatggGCAACTGAGTCCTTCATGTGAAAGGAATGCTGAATACAATACATATAATAATAGTGCGGCATACAGCtactgtgtgcgtgtgcactTGTTATCAGTTATGACTGTAATGACTCTAGTTTCAACATATATGAGCGTCATTACGAACCAATGGGATGAGCTGAACCGGTCAGACGGGCCTCAACGTTTCACAGTATAGTTATCACTGTGACAGTGCAGTTATTAGTTGTGTCTCTGCAGTATGTGGTCACCTGACTCCTTCTATAGCCTTTTtattagagctgcaacgattagacccatgcaaaaatgtcaaacatgtgctggtttcagcctcttaaatgaggatttgttgtttttctttgtcatttatcacAGTGCATAAAGAGTCTTTGGtctttatatattatatatattattgttcacatttaggttttttttaaatcagtgctGGGCACTTTTGCAAGgtcttgttttcagtttaactTCAGGTaaacatttgtatgtttgtgtgagctggtacaaaacaaacagtcgTGGGTTGAAGAAACCTGAGACTGTTGGCTGACCCACTTTTTATAAAGGCACCTTATTTGGCCCCTCGCCTCTCCGGACCCAAAGCTCTTGGCTAACACCAGGAGGACTTTCATGAGCTCTGAGCCGTTCAAAGGTCCACGAACTGTACAAACGGAGAGTTATGCAATCTGGTAGTTGTTCGTCTGCAGTGTTTTCCGCTAATGACTATAAAATCCAACAGTGTGAAGCTTTAGTTGGCTGTTGTTTGTGCCAAACAGCTGTGATTAATGTAGACTGGTTTAAAGGCTCTGAAGGGGTCATGAATTCAGTGATACACTGAGAATcatattttttcaaatgaggTGTTAATTTGTGTAAATTCTAATgtctaaataaatatttgtcatATTGTGAAATCTAACACATGGTATATTTTGAAATTAAGACGATTTGTAGTCACAAGGACACTAACCTTTACTTTTTACTATAAGATCAATAATACTCTACTAATAAACGACTGGGAAATCAAGATGATAGTGTGGTTATTAGAGTGGAAATGATCAGCTGAATGATCAGTCAGTCTATCTGTTATTTGTTAGCAGCCAATGTTTTTAACAAACGGAAGAGGTTTATGATTAAACTATGAGACAtttaatggtgtgtttcatGTCGTAGAACAAGATGTGTTAATGCCTTCAGACCTTATTTTGTGTAATTAACTAAAAACCAGTTAGAAAAATAATAGACTTTAAGACGAAGGAACTAGAGGTACAAAAGTGCAaactgatttctgggtttttAGGACTGCAGAGTACACTactgtcctctgagaacagcttgtttactcaaaACCACATGATGCTcctttaaagaaatgaaaataataatatttattacTGCAATATTCATTTTGTACAAATCCTCCATCATGACTACATGAAGTCGGTGCCAGATAAGATCTTTCCAGCAGTGTTAGGAGGATAAATAAGTATATTTCGACAGGCAGTATGACAGGCTGTCCCACCACGGTCACTTTGAAGACTTCCGTCAGATTACAGCGGGGTCACCGGATTTGACACAACACCTGTGACAAAGTACCTGGCGTTAGCGGCTAGCTAGCAAGAGTTTAGCAACAAAACAACCCCAGTTACGTTTAAAACAAACTACCTAAGCACCGTCAGTGGTCTCGATGTCTCGTATTGATGCTACAGCTGGTAGTTAAACCGGCTTGACTCGGTCTGACAGGTGACATAGCTTCACACCGCTGACTAACGTCACGGCTAACGCGGCGGCAGTAAGCTAGCTGTCAGTCTGTTGTGTGCAGTTCACATGACccgcaggctgctgctgctgctgctggtggaggactGGACACTTCACGATGCTTACCCATGACTCTGACCAGCACCTTCCCCATCGCACCGGCCCATCCCGAGCCAGGGTCGTAGTAAGAGTTAAAAATGGCGTCGATAATAAAGATACAGGGAACTCGCAGAGCCACATCCAGCACCGCTAAGGCCTGCTGGCCTATACGGGCTTGAGTGGACGCCATGCGGCTTCAGCGGAGGGCTCACAGTCCTGGGGAGTCCCGGTTATCCATGTAACATCAAAATAAGTTAAAGTCCGCCAGCAGCCGCCTGCTGTCTCCGGTTTCGCTTTGCCTGACGTTTACTTGATAGCTGGGGACCTGCTGCTGTCCGCCATGTCCACCCAGCTCAACCTCctgttgcttcttcttcttctgttcagTGTCGAGCTGCGGCCATCCGGCATGTTACCGCCACCAGCCGTCCCGCGTCAGATCTCCCCCTCAGGTCCCGGATCGCCTGTTATCGGTTAATATACGACGATAGTCCCGGACTGGCCATTTCCTCCTGCTCTGGGAGCACCGCAGAAGTTGCTAGGCTGTTAGTTCCGACGTAACGTGACGTGACTTCCAGCGTCAGAGGGTGTGGCAGGTGACGTAACACGTTTGACAGACTTGTAACATTACATCATGGGTTATATGTTTTTAACACCCCAATTCAGTTTGGTGTTTCATtccaaatcatttatttaacttAATCAGAggctttgatttttcttttttcacgtTTAATTTCTTCGttttcatttttgcatcttTTGTTCATAATTTCAACGCCTTCATCTGGAACAACTGTGACACGACTATCAGGAACAAATCCTTCTTCTTTCACAAGTGGCTGCAGACAGATATCAATCTATCTGTACAGGTTTCTGATCCCTTATTCTTTAACTCATGCTATTccaaattaaataatttcaaTTGATGAGAAACCACTTAAGTTTTGGTGATGACATGTTGCAACACTTACTTACTTTAATTAAcagatatgaaataaaacactgagcaaaaacatgttaatttctatgtaaatgcaaatgtccACTTTCTCTTTCAACAAGTTCattaatgttcatgttttattaagttAAACATGGGGGAACTTAATGTACAGatacatgacacacaaacaacaactgatTTATACTTCaggagaagacagacaggaagctgtttgactcactgattttttttatttggcaaagGAAGAGTTTTATCATTTaaacaggcgcacacacacacacacacacacacacacacacacacacacacaaacatataaaaagtAATATAAGGCCACGAGTCGTTCATCATCagctggagctgaagaagacttTGATGGTGTTGTTGTAGATTGTGCTGGCCAGCTCCATCGGGTCCTCCTCCCTCGCTGCTGCCATCACCTCCAGAACTTGTCTGGAAGAGAAAATCAGTGTATTAGTTAATTGATGTTGAGTGCTTTAAGGATTGAAAACATTGATGTTTGCTCAGTTGTGAACTGATGTTACGCACATGATGTGACAGGGCTCGTTCCGGTCCTTCAGACAGTGCCCCGCCTCCCATTTCTTCTTCGTGGGAAACgtggttttaatgtgtttggaGCCTGCGTGAGTGTTCTTCACACCACACCATGGAGCATCTGGGAAGGACCAGTGTATAATATACATTCATAAAAGTAATATAATAACACAGTAACAACagttaacacacaaaacaagacattaaacCCGACATCTTCACTCTGACTGTTTCAAAGAGCTTCACTGTCGTgctgaaacaaatcaaatccGATATTTTAAAGCAGTAATTCAGGAGCCGTTTAACTGGACCATCAGGATCACTCAGTGTgatcaaatatatttattattattacaataaaCAGGCTCCAACTCACCGGTTTCTATCATGAGCCTCTCAGTGGGGATGGACTTCATAGCTTCTATGTTGGCTTCTGTTTTCAAGGaactgagaaacacaaacaatgataAACACAGGACAAGTTGCTGCATTGTTAATATTAACCTTTAAATAACTTAATGACCTGCGATCAGTTTCAAGGCTGCACCAAAACAGGAAATCCAAACTTTGAATCACCTTTATATCCCTCGTGACATCAATGTTAGCAGtttgcagagtttgtttttgatttcagaGTTTCTTCACCACATTTGTGCTCAT
This window of the Acanthopagrus latus isolate v.2019 chromosome 3, fAcaLat1.1, whole genome shotgun sequence genome carries:
- the rnf139 gene encoding E3 ubiquitin-protein ligase RNF139, with the translated sequence MASTQARIGQQALAVLDVALRVPCIFIIDAIFNSYYDPGSGWAGAMGKVLVRVMGVLISSVVLLLSQKALFKFYTLFFAVLLGMAAVLFNYYATSHIDFYSAYYKAALGFRLMPRNGPTLWLGMAAVQLVFGVGYVFLLNLQSVFAALVVLDIMIPLWGLMIELPADVRQLVAVFSGLALALNTAVCLAMRLKWFYYSCRYVYLLIRHMYRIYGLQLLLEDTWKRIRFPDVLRVFWLTRVTAQALILVYVVRAVRRESGDATGGAADGNSDSQGYLLSWDVFWDLTSNLIISGCDSTLTVLGMSAVISSVAHYLGLSILAFIGSTEEEDKRLGFVAPVLFFILALQTGLSSLDPEERLVRLSRNMCLLLTAILHFIHGMTDPVLMSLSASHVSSVRRHLPVLLVSVALFVLPVVLSYALWHHYALNTWLFAVTAFCVELCLKVVVSLTVYGLFMADGFSNVLWEKLDDYVYYVRSTGNIIEFLFGVIMFGNGAYTMMFESGSKIRACMMCLHAYFNIYLQAKNGWKTFINRRTAVKKINSLPEMRGDQLRDIEDVCAICYQEFATSARITPCHHYFHALCLRKWLYIQDTCPMCHQRVYVEEESRDRAAFSNNNGGYAAPQDAAAAAPPAAGEEQHGQPVDELPADGAAAGVQAAGGAGELDNELLEDNDSIEYDEDEWGTQNGNSPIEEDYINDDTDSTED